In the Tenrec ecaudatus isolate mTenEca1 chromosome 16, mTenEca1.hap1, whole genome shotgun sequence genome, one interval contains:
- the FGFBP3 gene encoding fibroblast growth factor-binding protein 3: MPPTGVPPSLWLLVLGGCLLAAARRDPGAPDRASSGRFVGPEQHACGWRLVGGAAGRELALSCQGPGGASYQCVYPGPPPRCAPSAARRARYWKRLLGRLRREPLPCRAAARPRAHLCAAARPASRAPPRARPAVAGFPREPQPGARGQGRPREPAPRPAPGAWPPASTPSKEKPSKKDTQGGKKGVSSPDVEPPGGTGLDLDGLDANTKVAETYCAEKWHSLCRFFVNVWNG, translated from the coding sequence ATGCCTCCCACCGGGGTGCCGCCGTCGCTCTGGCTGCTGGTGCTGGGGGGTTGCCTGCTCGCGGCCGCCCGCAGGGACCCCGGGGCGCCGGACCGCGCCTCCTCGGGCCGCTTCGTGGGCCCCGAGCAGCACGCGTGCGGCTGGCGGCTGGTCGGGGGCGCGGCGGGCCGCGAGCTGGCGCTGAGCTGCCAGGGCCCGGGCGGGGCGAGCTACCAGTGCGTCTACCCGGGGCCGCCGCCGCGCTGCGCCCCGAGCGCGGCCCGCCGCGCGCGCTACTGGAAGCGCTTGCTGGGCCGCCTGCGCCGGGAGCCGCTGCCCTGCCGGGCCGCCGCGCGCCCCCGGGCCCACCTGTGCGCCGCCGCGCGCCCCGCATCCCGCGCGCCCCCGCGCGCCCGCCCCGCCGTCGCGGGCttccccagggagccccagccgggagcCCGCGGCCAAGGCCGGCCCCGGGAGCCCGCACCGCGCCCAGCGCCAGGGGCCTGGCCCCCCGCGAGCACGCCCTCCAAAGAGAAGCCCTCTAAGAAGGACACCCAAGGGGGCAAGAAGGGCGTGTCGAGCCCCGACGTAGAGCCGCCCGGGGGGACTGGGCTCGACCTCGACGGGCTGGACGCGAACACCAAGGTCGCGGAGACCTACTGCGCAGAGAAGTGGCACTCTCTCTGCCGCTTCTTCGTCAATGTCTGGAATGGCTGA